A genomic segment from Polyangium mundeleinium encodes:
- a CDS encoding DUF192 domain-containing protein has protein sequence MPVTKLFVALSLGFLVVACEPRVEEPVPPPRDARPVPIGQEPEGLENHSAKARCIHPTEDKPKRTLSRTGADPACPPDDLAKPPLLREGKVVFADAKDEAVTVEIAQREHERARGLMYRKQMDEARGMIFVFERREVHQFWMHNTCIPLDMLFVDDDGTIVGIEENAPTMNDSTFSVPCASRYVIEVNAGYCRRHGVRAGQKVRLEGI, from the coding sequence ATGCCCGTCACGAAGCTCTTCGTCGCCCTGTCGCTCGGGTTTCTGGTCGTCGCCTGCGAGCCGCGCGTCGAGGAGCCCGTGCCGCCCCCACGAGACGCGCGCCCCGTGCCGATCGGGCAAGAACCCGAGGGCCTGGAGAATCACAGCGCCAAGGCGCGGTGCATCCACCCGACCGAAGACAAACCCAAGCGCACGCTTTCGCGGACGGGCGCCGATCCGGCGTGCCCGCCCGACGATCTCGCGAAGCCGCCCTTGCTGCGCGAGGGCAAGGTCGTGTTCGCCGACGCGAAGGACGAGGCGGTCACCGTGGAGATCGCGCAGCGGGAGCACGAGCGCGCCCGCGGGCTCATGTACCGCAAGCAAATGGACGAGGCGCGCGGGATGATCTTCGTCTTCGAGCGGCGCGAGGTGCACCAGTTCTGGATGCACAACACGTGCATCCCGCTCGACATGTTGTTCGTCGACGACGATGGGACGATCGTGGGGATCGAGGAGAACGCGCCGACGATGAACGACTCGACGTTCTCGGTGCCGTGCGCGTCGCGGTACGTGATCGAGGTGAACGCCGGATACTGCCGGCGGCACGGGGTGCGCGCCGGCCAGAAGGTGCGTCTCGAAGGGATCTAG
- a CDS encoding peptidylprolyl isomerase has protein sequence MKLPSLQGPRFAALTAASALVVAALASGCESSPPEPTAAPDRKPEAQTQGKDTNGLPTEKTSRPRIQLPKPTKKKVSAKPVAEVKPSEDDPVKGKWTLADATKGLPEGKALTATIETDQGTLECALFDDKAPITVANFVGLARGVRPWKTPEGKWEKKPAYDGTIFHRIIKGFMIQGGDAKKNGTGEAGYVIPDEVWEDANHDRPGLLCMANRGPNTNSAQFFITDEAAFHLDNGYTIFGECAPVDVVHKIASVPTVREKPETAPVIKKVTITRK, from the coding sequence ATGAAACTTCCCTCGCTCCAAGGTCCTCGTTTCGCCGCTCTCACCGCGGCATCTGCCCTGGTCGTCGCCGCCCTCGCGAGCGGCTGTGAGTCGAGCCCGCCCGAGCCCACCGCGGCGCCCGATCGCAAGCCCGAGGCGCAGACCCAGGGCAAGGACACGAACGGACTCCCGACCGAGAAGACCTCGCGGCCGCGCATCCAGCTCCCGAAGCCCACGAAGAAGAAGGTCTCGGCCAAGCCCGTCGCCGAGGTCAAGCCGAGCGAGGACGATCCGGTCAAGGGCAAGTGGACCCTCGCCGACGCCACGAAGGGCCTGCCCGAGGGCAAGGCGCTCACGGCCACCATCGAGACGGACCAGGGCACCCTCGAGTGCGCGCTCTTCGACGACAAGGCGCCCATCACCGTCGCGAACTTCGTCGGCCTCGCGCGCGGCGTTCGCCCGTGGAAGACGCCCGAGGGCAAGTGGGAGAAGAAGCCGGCCTACGACGGCACGATCTTCCACCGCATCATCAAGGGCTTCATGATCCAGGGCGGCGACGCCAAGAAGAACGGCACGGGCGAGGCCGGATACGTCATCCCGGACGAGGTGTGGGAGGACGCGAACCACGATCGTCCGGGCCTCTTGTGCATGGCGAACCGCGGTCCGAACACGAACAGCGCGCAGTTCTTCATCACGGACGAGGCGGCCTTCCACCTCGACAACGGCTACACGATCTTCGGCGAGTGCGCGCCCGTGGACGTCGTCCACAAGATCGCCTCCGTTCCCACCGTCCGCGAGAAGCCGGAGACCGCGCCCGTCATCAAGAAGGTCACCATCACCCGCAAGTGA